In Bernardetia litoralis DSM 6794, the genomic window GGAAAAGACCTAGTTTTGTATAATTTTTCTAGAAATAGGTTTTTATTCTTGCTTTTTTTATATTCTATGAAAAGTGGTGCTTGTTTTATACAAACCATTTTCTCTTCATAGTCTAAAGAATCCTTTATATTACTGTATTCCATAAGTTGGGTAAAGTCGAATATTGAATCTGATAGAAAATCCTTATTTGTTTCATATTTTTCATAAAACGCATAGAAGAATTTTATTTTATTTTTACAATCAGATAAAAGAGTAGTTTGATTTTGTACTTCTGCTGATATTGGTAAATATGAACTCAAAGTTGTGTCAGACTGAATAGTTTGAATATATTTTTCTAAAACTGTGCATTTTTCAGTTTGCTTTGAGTATGATGACAGCGATGAAGAACAGCAACTAGTCAATAATAACATTTTGCACATCATTATTTTCCCAGTTAATTGTGATAGTAGTATTGTTTTTACTACCTTTTGGATATTTAATAGTCCATTGATCGTTTTCTTCATTTTGTGTAAAAGTGTAGTTACCATCTTGATTTAAGATAGTCTTAGTTCTATTATGAGCTTGTGTGTACAGAGAATTTATATTATCGGAGTTGAACATGGTAATATCTTTTCCTTTCATTTGTACATTTTGTTTTAAGTATTGCCCCCTGCTGTCGCTCGCAAGATTGCTCTCGCTTGCGTCTTCGCAAGTGAGGACTATGTATTCGGCATCCCTGCTGTGTATTTGTATTTCGCTGTTCTGCAACACTACTCACAAATCTAATAAATTAGAAACAAAAAGTAGTAAAAAACATAAATGTATGTATAAATCTGTACCTTTTTAACACCAAATACAAAAACCACGGCAAGATGCCGAATACATATAAGTCACTCGGCAAAGCCAAGCGACAGCAATTTTTGGATAGCCGGGCAAGGGCAGGGGGTATAATTTTTTATTCCTTTCTATTTATCTCACTCTCAAAAAGGATAATATTTTTAGTAAGATCTGATATCATACTTTGATAAATTTTTATCAGCTTTTTCCTAGATTCTATCGATCTTAAAGGAACTTTACTATTAAGAAATTCATTTTCTAAAATGTATTTCTTATCTTCTATATTGTGTATAGGTTTGTCGTTATAGATATCTTCCTTATCCAAGGGAAGATATATTTTTTCTATTAAATCGTTTAATTTTTTTTTCAATTTATCCAAAGATTTCTTGCTATTTGCAATAGCAGTTTTGATTGTCTGTTCTCTACTCATACATTGGGTTTAGATTAGGGGAATAAGGAGGTAAATAAATTAGTTCTATCCGTGTTGTTTCTAACCAATACTTCATTGCCTTACTTTTGTAATAGGAAGCATTTCATAGCCAACAAAGAACAAGCTCCATGTTTTGTGTAAGCATAATTCTCTTTAGCTACTTGTCTAGACTTCATGGCGAGACCTTCAACTGTATCTCCAATCAAAAAACAGGGACGTTCATCAAAGCATAAAAACAGGTCGTAAAGGGTTGTAAGGCAATAAATACAAATGAAGAATGAGTTCCATTCGTGCTAAAAATAGAGCATTTAACTTTCCAATACACCATTGTTTTTTTCGGTGAGATTGTAATTCATTTTTTTTAAAATACGGCCGACTTCTGTATGAGAAATACTCTCAATGATTTCTAATTCAACTAATTTATCAGAAAGAAGCCGAAGAGACCAAGAAGAATGACCTATGGGAGGGCTGTTACATGCTAAGGCTGTAAATTTTGCACACTCTTCTCCACTAAAAGATACTGGACGACCTGAACGTGATTTATCATAAAGCATAGTAAGACCTTCTGAACGATAACGTTTTGCTCATTTACTTAACGAAACATAATTTACGTTTAAATGTTCTTGAACTTCTTGATAAGACATATCCTTATCTAACATTTGAAGAGCTAGACCACATTTGTGAACACGGTTTGGTAAGCTCCCTTTATTCAATAATTCTTGAAGTGTTTTTTTATCTTCATTCGTTAGTTCTACGTGATTCTTTTTCATATATTTAGCCTACAGGAAAGAAAAAACTAAGCTAAATACAAAGATAGTAATATTAAATAACTTTTGTTACACGGTATTAAGAATAGGTATCTAGCGCAAGATTCTATCTTGTGCTTATCCTTTTGCAAACATATGCTTGCGAAAAAGAGCGTCCAAGCAAAATGCTTGAACGAGAAATGTAGAAATGTAGTTTTTAGAGCGAAAAAAGTTTATTTTTTATAATTCTTAAACAACTTCAATGGAAATACTCTACCATTTTTAGAAAAAATTATGGATTGTTAAAAATCAAAAACTAACCATTTCGATATAATCTCCCACTTCTAATTTATGCACAACCTCCATTCCCTTTATTACTTTTCCAAAAATAGTATAACGACCATCTAAATGTGGCGTAGGTGAGTGTGTAATAAAAAACTGACAGCTTTCTGTATCTTTTCCTGCTGAAGCCATTCCCAAATACCCCTCATCATCATAATAAAAAGTAGAAAATTCCGAACGAATAGTATAATCTACACTTCCCCAGCCATCGCCTCGTGGGTCGCCTCCCTGCACTACAAAATTAGGAACAACTCTATGAAACTTCTTTTTATTAAAAAATTCTGTTCCAGCTAGATTTATAAAACTAGCAACTGTTGCAGGTGCTTCTTCTGTAAATAAAGAAACAATTATTTCTCCTTTATTTGTATTCAAAACAATCGAATTTCTAGCATCTAGTGTTTGTATAAGTTTCCAATCAATTCCCTTTGTTGGAGCAGAAGGTGGAATTTGAGAAGTTTTTCCTGTATAAAATTCTATTGCCTTACTAATTTCTTGATAAGTTTCTATTTCTCTAGGCAAAACTAATTTATTTTGTGCTTCAGTTAGACTATTTACTAATTTTCTTAAATTATATCTATAAATATTCTCTTTCAGTTTCTCATTCATTAATCCATTTGAAGCCAAAGCTATTGCGCCTACATCACTTGAATTAATAGCAAATTCAAAACCTTGAGCTATTTTTTTTGCTACCTCTTTTTCAGCTTTACTTAATTTTGAATTTTGTACTAAAAAATTAGTAGAAATATTCAAAAGCGCTTCGGTTGCTGATGTGCGTAAAAGATGATTTTGAGTTGTTTGAAGTGTGTCTAAAATCAAATCTATGTTTTGAATATTTTCAGACAAAGCCTGTAAAAAAGCCATTTTTTCATAAAAATTATTAGAAGAGTCTAATAAAGAAATAACTTTTTGAGAAGCTATATTCTCTGTTTTTTCTGTCTTGATTGCTCCAGCCAAAAGATTTGCCTTAGTTCTATAATTATTATTATTGGCTTTTTCTGCCCATCCCAAATAAAGTTTATAATCTGTAAGAAGAGCCAATTCTTTAAGAGTTTGAGAAGCTACAATTTGCAGATTTGGATTTTTAGCATTGATATAATTTTCAATGATTTTTTTAATTTTTAAAGAATTATCAAATTTTCCAAGCGCACGAATAGCTGATATTTTAACCAAATAATTTTCATCTGTTTTATTCAAAATTTGAATCAAAAACTCTTCACTTTCCTTTGTTTTTATTGCGCTTAATGCCTGTATAGCATTCGAACGAATAAAAATTTGAGAATCTTTATCTGCTTTATTTTTTAATATTTCAAAAAAATCATTTTGTTTTTTTCCTTGAATAGAATCTTTTTCTGTTTTGGGAATAATTTTGTTGGCAAGACGAGCAAAATAAGCCGAAGCCATCAAGCGAACTGTATAATTTTGCTTTGGAACAGTCAGAAAATCAAGCATCAAAACAGTAGCTGAATCTGAAATAATTTGTGCATTTCTATTAGGCTTGGTTGCTGCACGATAAATTCCAATAGCTTGCCCTACTCTCAAAGTATCATTTTCATAATTTTGTAAAGCTAAAAATTGTAGTCCTTTTTTGGTTGCACTTTTTCCAATAGCTTCTAAAAGTCGTTGCTGAACATTTACATCATAACTTCCATAAACTTGCATTTGAGTTACTTTTTCTATTAATAAATCTTCACTACTTGTTGCCCAAAACTGACCAATTGCTGTTGCAGCAGCTTTGCGAACAGATGGTTTTTCATCATTTAATAATTCTAATAAAGGCAACAAAAAACTACTATCTTGCAGAGAAGCAAAAGTAAGAGCTGCATGTTTTCTATATTTTTCTTGTGAATCTGAAAAAAAACTAGCTACCGTTTTGGCATCTCTGCGATTGGCTGCATCATAGATTTTTTGCAGTATTGTATCAGAATGAAAAACATTACGCTTAATAAACTTCTCTAAATCTTTTGGAGGTTTTTCTATTTTATCAGGTGTACAAGCTGTATTTAAAGCAAAAATACTAAGAAGCAATCCTAAAAAAAATGAATTTGGAAAAATAAAAGAATACAAGAATTTCATAAAATAAAAAAAATAGGATTATAAAAATAGAACAAGTGAAAATTATCTTTGCCTAATTTACTGAAAATTTAATCATTTATAGTATGAGTAAGAAGTTAAATTAATTTCAAAATTTGGTCTATAAAAGTCCAATCTAGTAAAATATTCAAAAAATATCTTCAAAATTCAATAAAAAAAAGTATCTTACCCTATATTTTTCAAAACTAGAAAAATAAAAGGAATTCGGATAAAATTTATACGAAACTCAAAGATTTTTTTTGATGACAAAGAAACAAAACAGTATTTGGCTTTATTTATCTCCACAAAATTTTCGTGGTAAAATTACTATTGGAATAATTTTAATGGGTATTTTGGCAACACTTACACTTATTGGAACGTGGTGGTATATAAATAATCAAGTTATTTCTCAATACAATCATATCATTAACAACACAGCTCCTACTCAATATTATTCAAAAGTAATTGAAGATTGTATTAGTAGTAGCACCAGCTTGACAGCTATTTATTTAGCAACTAGCGAAGAAGAATATCGAACTGAGAGAGAAACAGTTTGGAAAGATTGTGATATTGCACTAACTACACTAAGTAATTATACTGACCAGTGGCGAAATGAAGCTGTAATTTCGCTTGTTTATGATGTTCGAACGAAAGCAAACCGTTTGAGAAAAGAACAAAATAATGTAGAACAAAAATATTTTGCTAGAAATGCCGATTTAAAAGAAGATTCAAAAACTGACAGAGTGCGTCAAGTTGACCAATTAGAACTCTTGACCGATGATGTACGTGCCGTTTTGGAGCTTATCATCAATATTCAAAATGAAGAGATAGATAGGGCAAAAGCAGCTATTAGCTTTTATACTCAAAATCTTTGGGTTATTATTTTACCTGCTTGGATAATTATTTTGACCTTAATCTGTGTTTGGCTTTCTTATTCTATCAATCATAAATTATTACTTCGTCTTCATGTCATTAAACATTCTCTTCGTCAGATTGCAAAAGGAAATTTATCTAATCAGATAAAAACTTCTGAAAATGATGAGATTACACCTATTGAAACAGCTCTAAATCACTTAGTGCAAGACATGGAACGTTTAAAAATATTTGCTAAAGAGGTTGGAAGTGAAAAATTTGATACTAAAGTAATTCCTTTTAATGAAAATGGAGAAGTCGGAAAAGCATTTATAAATATGCGTGATAGCCTCAAAATGATTGCTGCAAAAGACGAACAACTCAACTGGGCTGTTACTGGAGAAGCACATTTTGCAAAAATATTAAGAAATTTTAATGAAGATATTGATGAGCTAACTCAGATTTTTGTAAGTGAACTCGTAAAATATTTGAATATTTCTCAAGCTAGTTTGTATTTATTAAATCAAGAAATACATTCAAAAAAAGAATTAGAATTAAAGGCTTGGTTTGCTTATGATTCTCACAAAAATCGTAAAAATACAATTCAGATAGGAGAAGGATTAATAGGAGAAACCTATCAAGAAAATAGAACACTTTATCTAGAAAAT contains:
- a CDS encoding peptidylprolyl isomerase, giving the protein MKFLYSFIFPNSFFLGLLLSIFALNTACTPDKIEKPPKDLEKFIKRNVFHSDTILQKIYDAANRRDAKTVASFFSDSQEKYRKHAALTFASLQDSSFLLPLLELLNDEKPSVRKAAATAIGQFWATSSEDLLIEKVTQMQVYGSYDVNVQQRLLEAIGKSATKKGLQFLALQNYENDTLRVGQAIGIYRAATKPNRNAQIISDSATVLMLDFLTVPKQNYTVRLMASAYFARLANKIIPKTEKDSIQGKKQNDFFEILKNKADKDSQIFIRSNAIQALSAIKTKESEEFLIQILNKTDENYLVKISAIRALGKFDNSLKIKKIIENYINAKNPNLQIVASQTLKELALLTDYKLYLGWAEKANNNNYRTKANLLAGAIKTEKTENIASQKVISLLDSSNNFYEKMAFLQALSENIQNIDLILDTLQTTQNHLLRTSATEALLNISTNFLVQNSKLSKAEKEVAKKIAQGFEFAINSSDVGAIALASNGLMNEKLKENIYRYNLRKLVNSLTEAQNKLVLPREIETYQEISKAIEFYTGKTSQIPPSAPTKGIDWKLIQTLDARNSIVLNTNKGEIIVSLFTEEAPATVASFINLAGTEFFNKKKFHRVVPNFVVQGGDPRGDGWGSVDYTIRSEFSTFYYDDEGYLGMASAGKDTESCQFFITHSPTPHLDGRYTIFGKVIKGMEVVHKLEVGDYIEMVSF
- a CDS encoding GAF domain-containing protein; protein product: MTKKQNSIWLYLSPQNFRGKITIGIILMGILATLTLIGTWWYINNQVISQYNHIINNTAPTQYYSKVIEDCISSSTSLTAIYLATSEEEYRTERETVWKDCDIALTTLSNYTDQWRNEAVISLVYDVRTKANRLRKEQNNVEQKYFARNADLKEDSKTDRVRQVDQLELLTDDVRAVLELIINIQNEEIDRAKAAISFYTQNLWVIILPAWIIILTLICVWLSYSINHKLLLRLHVIKHSLRQIAKGNLSNQIKTSENDEITPIETALNHLVQDMERLKIFAKEVGSEKFDTKVIPFNENGEVGKAFINMRDSLKMIAAKDEQLNWAVTGEAHFAKILRNFNEDIDELTQIFVSELVKYLNISQASLYLLNQEIHSKKELELKAWFAYDSHKNRKNTIQIGEGLIGETYQENRTLYLENLPSHYLHIGSALGSAKPVSLLFVPLKISEENIGILELAAFRTLQKHEIDFAEKVCENITSSIISVLNTSRTHKLLEESQMQREAVSAQEEEMRQNVEELQATQEEMERKEKIISTMLQEAEENERKLKIVIAELQAEKKLKAD